In Ovis aries strain OAR_USU_Benz2616 breed Rambouillet chromosome 14, ARS-UI_Ramb_v3.0, whole genome shotgun sequence, a single genomic region encodes these proteins:
- the DDX28 gene encoding probable ATP-dependent RNA helicase DDX28: MALALQLRLLSLVPRLLLAPRRDLTVRGPDEPLPVVRIPRALQRRQEQRQSGQRSPLRPVLVRPGPLLISARRPELNQPARQTLGRWQAAPLVSRGWKHRRARQDYFSIERAQHEAPALRNLSSKGSFADLGLEPRVLSALQEAAPEVVRPTTVQSSTIPPLLRGRHILCAAETGSGKTLGYMLPLLQRLLGQPSLDASRIPAPRALVLVPSRELAEQVRAVARPLGSSLGLRVQELEGGHGMSRIRLQLSKHPPADVLVATPGALWKALKGQLISLARLSFLVLDEVDTLLDESFLELVDYILEKSHIAEGPADLKDPFNPKAQLVLVGATFPDGVGQLLSKVASLDSLTTITSSKLHCIMPHVKQTFLRLKGAEKVTELVQILKQHDRAHRTGSTGTVLVFCNSSSTVNWLGYILDDHKIQHLRLQGQMPASMRAGIFQSFQKGSRDILLCTDIASRGLDSTQVEIVINYDFPLTLQDYIHRAGRVGRVGSEVPGTVISFVTHPWDVSLVQKIELAARRRRSLPGLASSVSEPLHQETLLQQA; the protein is encoded by the coding sequence ATGGCTCTAGCACTGCAGCTACGGCTGTTGTCGCTCGTGCCTCGGTTGCTTCTGGCGCCTCGACGGGACCTGACAGTCCGCGGTCCCGATGAGCCCCTGCCCGTGGTGCGCATCCCGCGGGCTCTACAGAGGCGGCAGGAACAGCGGCAGAGCGGGCAGCGGAGCCCCCTGCGGCCGGTGTTGGTGCGACCTGGCCCGCTGCTGATCTCGGCCCGACGACCGGAGTTGAACCAGCCCGCACGCCAAACGCTGGGCCGTTGGCAGGCTGCGCCACTCGTTTCGCGAGGCTGGAAGCATCGGCGCGCTCGCCAGGACTATTTCTCCATTGAGCGCGCTCAGCATGAGGCCCCAGCGCTGCGGAACCTCTCGTCCAAGGGCAGCTTCGCCGATCTGGGTCTGGAGCCCCGTGTGCTGAGCGCACTCCAAGAAGCTGCTCCCGAAGTCGTTCGGCCCACAACCGTGCAGTCGAGTACCATTCCCCCATTACTTCGCGGCCGCCACATCCTCTGCGCCGCGGAAACCGGCAGTGGCAAGACTCTCGGCTACATGCTACCTCTGCTTCAACGGCTCTTGGGCCAGCCAAGCCTGGACGCCAGTCGTATCCCTGCTCCTCGAGCCCTGGTCCTTGTGCCTTCTCGAGAATTAGCTGAACAGGTGCGGGCCGTGGCCCGGCCCTTGGGCAGCTCCTTAGGCCTCCGGGTGCAGGAGTTAGAGGGAGGCCATGGCATGAGTAGGATCAGGCTGCAACTGTCCAAACATCCTCCAGCAGATGTACTGGTGGCCACTCCGGGGGCTCTGTGGAAGGCCCTGAAAGGTCAACTGATCAGCCTGGCGCGCCTCTCTTTCTTGGTGTTGGATGAGGTAGATACATTGTTGGATGAAAGTTTCCTGGAACTAGTGGATTACATATTGGAGAAGAGTCACATAGCAGAAGGCCCCGCTGACTTAAAAGACCCTTTCAATCCCAAAGCTCAGTTAGTGCTGGTGGGGGCCACATTTCCCGACGGTGTAGGCCAGCTGCTGAGTAAAGTTGCCAGCTTAGACTCTTTAACCACCATTACCAGTTCCAAGCTCCACTGCATCATGCCTCATGTCAAACAGACGTTCTTGAGGCTGAAAGGAGCAGAGAAGGTGACTGAGTTGGTGCAGATCCTCAAGCAGCATGACAGAGCACATAGGACTGGCTCCACAGGAACTGTTCTCGTGTTCTGTAACAGCTCCAGCACTGTGAACTGGCTGGGATATATTCTGGATGACCACAAAATCCAACACTTAAGACTGCAGGGACAAATGCCAGCCTCCATGAGGGCAGGTATCTTCCAGTCCTTCCAGAAGGGCTCCCGAGACATACTTCTCTGCACAGACATCGCCTCTCGGGGCCTGGACAGCACCCAGGTGGAAATCGTCATCAATTATGATTTCCCTCTCACCCTGCAGGATTACATCCACAGAGCAGGGAGGGTGGGCCGTGTGGGGAGTGAGGTGCCAGGAACAGTCATCAGCTTTGTGACCCATCCCTGGGATGTGAGCCTGGTTCAGAAGATTGAGCTGGCAGCTCGCAGGAGGAGAAGCCTACCAGGTCTAGCGTCCTCCGTAAGTGAGCCTTTGCACCAGGAAACCTTACTGCAGCAGGCTTAA